CGCCATCCTCTGCGCGGGCGCGGGGCATTTCGCGAGCGCAGAAATCACCTTGTCGGGTGGCGCATTCCTGGGGCGCGATCCCGATGCCGGCCGTCAGCTGACCGATCGATGGTCGAGCGTGGTCGCGCGCGACGATGCGATCGTTCCAGCATATGGCTTTGTGCAGGCAGAGCGCGAAGTGGCGAGCGCCGCCAACGGTCGGTAGCGGCGAGATCGGGTCGATCAGGCCCGATCAATAGCCTTTTCGGCCGGGGCTCGCGAGTTCGGCTTCCGAAGGCCAATGCCCCTGCGGGTTTTCGCGGACAATCTCTGCCAGCAGCGCCTTCGCGCCCGTCTCGTCACCGGCGAAGCGGCGTTCCATCGCGATCGCGAACTTGATCGTGCTGTCGCGCGTGTCCTTGAAACCCGCGGGGTCGAGCCGCCCCTGCATGATCTGAACCGCCTGATAATAAGTGAAATTCTCGATCAGCTTCAGGTTCGGTTCGATCGCGTCGATCGCGGCGCGAGCCTTGTCGTGCTGGCCCATCTTGCGATACGCGAGATAGGTCCAATAGGCTGTCGGCACGCGCATGTCGTCGCGCGCGAAATCGGCCGACAGTTCGAGCGATTTCGCCATGCCGGTCACCATCGTCGGATAGTCGCCGGTCGCGAAGCTCGTCTGCGCGTGATAATAGACGATGTTGCCGCGATAGGTGCTGATCGTCAGGCCGATCGGGTTCGGCATGCCGTCGGGTTCGAAGCTGTCGGGCGTGTCGCCCATCAGTTCGAGCGCCTTTTCATAATCGGCAAGCGCCTCCTTGAACTTGCGCGCGCGCGTGAGGTCGCGGGCGCGGAAGCGGTAGAGCTTATAGCTGTCCGGGAATTGCTTGATCCCGGCGCTGAAGGCATCGACCGCGTCGCAGATACGCCCCGCATAGTCGAGCCGGCGACCGTACCAGATATGGCTGTCCTCGCGGCCCGGCGCGATGCGCAGCGCCGCTTCAGCAATCGCGATATCCTCGTCCAGCATCTTCTGCGTGGCGGCCGAATATTTCGGGATCGTCAGCGGCGTACCGATCAGGCTGGTCGCGCAATTCCCCGCGTCGGCGTCAGGGACGTTCGCCGACGCGGGGGCTGCCGTCAGCAGCAAGGCAAGGGTGAAGGTGGAGACGGAGGCGATGAAGCGCATGGTCATCCGATCACCTCCTGATAGATGCGGCGGACATTGGTCCCCATGATCTTTTCGACGGTGCTTGCCGGATAGCCGAGCTTGCGTACGCCATCCCACACCACTTCCATGCGGCGCGGGCCGTTGAGTTCGTTGATGAACAGCGGCCAGTCGGGTTCGTGGAAATTGGCGCCCTCTTCGGCCTTCAGTTCGGCGATATAGGCATCGGTCATCTCGACGACACGATGGTCGCGGTCGCTGCCGATCGCGACATGGTCGGCGCCCATCACTTTGACGGCATGATCGATATGGCGGAAATATTCGGGCAGCGCGTCGTCGCGCTTGGTCGTCAGGAACGGACGCATCTGGCAGATGCCGGCGACTCCGCCCTTGTCGGCGAGGAGGCGCAAATTGGCGTCGGTCGTGTTGCGGATATTGCTGTGCACCGCCATGCACGCGGTGTGCGAAATAATAACGGGAACCTTTGACGCGGTGATCGTGTCCGCCATCGTCTGCATGTTGGAATGCGAGAGGTCGATCAGCATCCGGCGCTCGTTCATCCGCCCGACGAGGTCGCGGCCGAAGTGCGTCAGGCCGTTTGAGCCCAGTTCCTTGCACCCCGCGCCCGCCCAATTCTGGTCGTTATAGGTGATCTGGGCCGAGCGGACGCCGAGCTTGTAGAAGAGGTCGACATTGTCGAGGTCGCGCCCGAACTGGGTGCTGTTCTGGAAGAGATAGAAGAGCGCGAGCTGGCCGTGCGCACGCGCGACGTCGATGTCGCCGGTCTTCGTCGCTTTCAGAAACAGTTCGGGATGCTTGGCGATATGCGCGTCATGGTCGAGGACGGCCTGAATGGCCTCTTCATACGCCTGGCCCTCATAAGCCTTCGGATCGCAAAGCGTGATCGTGATCGCGTCGAGTCCACTGGCGCGCATCTGGCCGATCAGCGCCGCATCATATTCGAAGCGTACCTCGCCCATCGCATCGAAGGTAAGGGGGCGCGTCTTCGCCAAAGCCGCCGCCGCGGGTGCCAGTGCCATCGTGGCCGACAAGGCCGCCCCCGACAGGATGAAATTCCGTCTGTCCATAGCTTCGCCCTCTCCAATTCTCTATTGGAAAGAAATTAGCGTATCGGAAAATTATTGCAAGCCCGATGATCGGGCAGGCTTTCGCCTAGCCGGTGTTGACCCACAGCACGACGGCGTCTTCCTCGCTCGTAGAGTAGGCGGCGTGCTGCATGCTGCTGTTGATATAGATGCTGTCGCCAACGCCCAGGATCGCCGGTTCATAATGCTCGGTCTGGAAGCAGATTTCGCCTTCGAGCACATAGAGGAATTCCTCGCCGCTGTGCTGCGACCAGCGCTTGAAATCTTCGAGGCTGCGCGCCTTGATCGTCGTGACGAAAGGCAGGATCTTCTTGTTCTTGAGCTCGGCCGCGATCAGTCGGTGGCGGTAGACTTCAGTTTCCATCAACCGGCCCGCGCCGTCCATCGTAACGCTACGTCGGCCCGCGGCATCCTGTCCCGAATTGCTGGCGAAGAGTTCGGTGATGTCGATACCGAAACCGGTGGCGAGCTTTTGAACGACGTCGAACGTCGGCGACATCTGATCGTTTTCGATCTTCGACAGGGTCGACGCCGCAAGCGCGGTCAGGCGACCCGCATCCTCCAGCGTCATCCCGCGTTCCTTGCGCAATTGGCGCAACCGCTCACCCAGATGAAAGCCTTCGGATCGAGGCCGCTTCGCGGTACGAACGGCACCCAAAACTTCCGGCTCGTCTCCATTTCTGGGCGGCATAAAACTCCAATCCTTCACTTACTCGAGATCGCACGGCATCGGCCAATGGGGGACGGCTGGGGGAAGAAGTCCGGCCAATCAGCCGCCGCCACCTATAGGGCACAAATTTCCGATAGGCTACGGAATTGGCATATCCGATATGCCAATTCCGTATGTGCCCACCGGAAATAGAGGCCGATCTCGAACAGACGAGATCAGAATTTATACCTGGCATTCAAATAATAGAAGCCGCCTGCGACGCCGAATACGCTGTGATTGTCATAGATCAGACCAGCGCGGGCGCGAGCGGGGCCGCGGCCCGGCGGGAAGATGTTGAAGATGTTGCGTGCACCGACGCTCAGCTCGACATCCTGGATGCCCGAATAGGTCACCTCGGCATCGAACAGAGTCACCGCCTTGCGTGGCAGGAACGTCGCACCATCAAGGCGGCGCCATGCGCCATAGTGGATTGCGCGCGCCATGAAGCCGAAATCGCCGACCTTCGTCGTTGCCGAGAAATTGCCGCGCCAGCGCGGGGTGCCGCGTTCGAACTCGGTAACGATGGCAGGGCTGAATCCCGGAGGCGGCGCGCCGCGCAGATGCTGCTCGTTATAGTTTACAGCAAGGCTGAAGTCGGTCGACGCATTGTCCGACCAGCTATGACGATAGGTGCTGACAAGGTCGAAACCGCGCACGCGCGTGTCCATTTCGTTTTGGAAATAGCGCACCTGTTCGATGTCCGCACCGTTCGGGAAGTTGATCGCAGCGAGCGCGGCGCGCTCCGCAGCGGTCGTATTCCGCGAAGGCGTCAGCAACAGACGGTCGTCGACGTCGATCTGGTAGAAATCGAGCGTGGTCAGGAAACCGTCGAGGCCGGTGAAGACGACGCCCGCCGACATGTTGAACGAGGTTTCGGGGGTCAGCGCCTTTGATCCGAACACCTGCGCGGCGGGCGAACCCGGAACGAGCACGGCATCGAGGATGAAGCCGCCGACGCCGTCGAGCTGCGACGTCAGGCTGGTGCCGAAGACCTGTCCAGCGGCCGGTGCGCGGAATCCGGTGCTGACCGAACCGCGCAGCGCAAAGGCGTCGCTCAGCTCGAAGCGGGTCGACGCCTTGTAGCTGAAATTGTCGCCGAACTGGTCATAGTCTTCATAGCGGGCGGCCGCCGACAGATTCCACCAGGGCGTGATGTCGGCATCGATTTCACCGAACACCGCATAGCTGTTCGAATCGAAGCTGCCGGCGAATTCGGGCGAGAAGCCCTGGAAGCCGTTCGATCCCGCGGGCAGATCCTGCAGCGGGCCGGTCGTGTAGCTCGCGACATCGCCTTCGCCGATGACATAGGTTTCCTTGCGGTGGCTGGCGCCGGCAAAGATGAGGATGTCCTTGCTCAGTTCATAGGAGACTTCGGCATCGAACTGGATTTCACGCTGGGTGAGCGATCCGGGCTTGAACGAGGTCGGCGACTTCACGCCCATCGAGGCGTTGATCGTGCCGGTGATCGAATAATCGACCGTGTTGGTGCCATAGCGTGCCGACAGGTCCCAGGTCAGCGGTCCCTCTTGATCCCGCAGGCCCACCAAGGCGCTGAAATCTTCAAGATGGCCGCGGAATTCAGGCGTGAAGCCGCCCGGATAGATGGCGGCAAGGTTGAACTGCTGGGGGTGCGCGGGCGACAGGTCGAACGCCGAATTGGCGTAGGTGCCATGGCCGTTGAGGCCTCCTGCTGCGAAGGGCTGGCGGAGGCCGAAGGTGACCGAGCTTTTGCCGGTCATATAGTTGCCGAAGCTATAGAGTTCGAGCTCGTCGCTGAGTTCGATGCCGGCGTTCCATACCGATTTGAACGCCATGTAGCGCGGATCGAGGTTGCCTTCGGGATGTTCGGGCACGCCAGCGACGCCCAAAGCCCTCAGCGCTTCTGCGCCGGCGTGGGTGGCCTTCTTCGCATAGGCCTTTGCCTGATCGGTATATTGCGCGGCGATGTTGAAATAGGCGTTGTCGCCGACCGGGACAGCGAGGTGGCCCTGAATGTCATAGGTGCGGCCGCCGCTTTCATAATATTCGCCGACCTGGGCCGTGATGGAGCCGCCGCTCCGTGCCTTCTTCAGCTCCATGTTGATCACGCCGGCGATGGCGTCCGAGCCATATTGGGCCGACGCGCCGTCGCGGAGAACTTCGACGCTCGACAGGGCGATCGGCGGAATGACGTTGAAGTCCTGGCCCTGCGAGCCCGAGGTCGAGGCGTGACCGGTGCCGATCTGGACGATCGAGGCGCGGTGGCGACGCTTGCCGTTCATCAGCAGCAGCACATGGTCGGCGGGCGAGCCGCGCAGCGTGACCGGGCGCACGAACGACGAACCGTCATTGCCCTGCAGGCGCTGGGCGTTGAACGCGGGCACCAGCGTGCGCAGCGCATCGTTCACGTCCGAATAGCCGGTCGTCGCGATCTGTTCCGGCGCGATGACGTCGATCGCGACCGAGCTGTCGGTGATCGAACGATCCTTGCGGCGCGTACCGATGACGACGATGTCGCTGCCGCCGCCCTCACTGGTCTCTGCACCGTCATCCTCTGGCGGCGCCGACTGGGCATGCGCCATCGGCGTAATCGCGAATGCGAGCGCTGACGACAACAACAGGCGTGACACGAACTTCGACATTTTTCCCTCCTTTTGGACCCGTTTCCCCACCCGGAAATTCGGCGATTTCCGTCATGTGTCATAATTTCTAAAATTTTCCTATCATAAAAATTCTTGCTCAACTAGCAAAAACTTCCTATGCAAAAGGGGAGTGCTGCAGGGGCGGCCTCGCGGCATGGGCCAGCGGGAGAATTTCGCTTGAGCGGCATTGGAAAATTGTCGGCGCTCGCGATCGGCGTGTCGCTTCCGGGCATGGCTGTCGCTGCGCCTGCCGGCGTCGAACTGGCCGACGCGCTGGTCATTCATGCGGGCGCAGTTGTAGCGATTCCGGGCGAAAAGCCGCTTGGACCGAGCACGATCGTCGTGCGCGGCGGGCGTATTGCCGAAATCGAATCGGGCTATGTCGAGCGCCCCGGCGCGAAGGCGATCGACCTTAAGGGCCGGACGTTGCTGCCCGGCCTGATCGACACGCATGTCCATTTCAGCTTCTCGCCCGAAACGAAGCTATGGTCGGGGGCTATCGATACCGCCGAGGACGTCGCGCTCTTTGCCTTTTCCAATGCGAAAAAGACTTTGGAGGCAGGGTTTACGACGGTGCGCGACGTCGGGTCGGACGGCTATTCGATCCACGCGCTGCGCGATGCGGTGAACGAGGGTATAGTGGTCGGGCCGCGCATCTTTCTGTCGGGCACGTCGCTGTCGATCGTTGGCGGGCACGGCGACATGTCGGGGCTCAATCGCAAGGCGACCGAAGCGCTGTATCCCTATGACTATACCGGCGCGTGCACGGGTGCGGTCGAATGCGCGCTGCGCGTCCGCGAGGCGGCGAAATATGGCGCGGACCTGATCAAGGTCACCTCGACCGGGGGCATCATGTCGCAGCAGGCACGCGGGCTGGGGCAGCATTTGAGCGACGAGGAACTGACCTCGATCGTCACCACTGCGCACAGCCTCGGTCTGAAGGTCGCGGCGCATGCGCATGGCGAGGCGGGCGTCGCCGCGTCGGTGCGCGCGGGTGTCGATTCGATCGAGCACGGGACATATCTCGACGAGGACATCGCCAAATTGATGGCGACACGCGGCACCTGGCTGGTGCCCACCCTCGGCCTGCTCGACGGCCGAAAGGATGGCGATGCGACCCCGGCGGTGCAGGCGAAGATGGCCGAAGCGCGCCGCGTTGCGGGACGCAATATCCGGCTAGCAGTCCAGTATAAGGTCAAATTCGCTTTCGGCACCGATGCCGGCGTGTCGCCGCACGGCCAGAATGCCCGGCAGTTTCGCCTGATGGTCGAACAGGGCCCGATGACGCCGGCGGCGGCGCTGCGGTCGGCGACAGTGGATGCCGCCGCGCTGATTGGCCAGTCGGACAATCTCGGAACGATCGAGGTCGGAAAATATGCCGACATGATCGCCGTGGCGGGCGACCCTTATCGCGACATCACGCTGCTCGAACATGTCCCCACCGTCATCAAGGACGGCCGGGTCATTCTTCACGACCGGACGGACGCGCCCTGATCCTGCCGGTTCTCTATCATTTGCAACGCTTTCAACGGACATCACAATGAACGCTATCGATACGTCTCTCTCCTCTTCGTCGGTTTCCGGTGCCTTTGCCGATACAATTGCCGACCTGTTCGGCGAACTCGGCCTGTCGCTCTCGGACGATCTCGGATCGGATCTTGCAGTCTTTTCGCCGATTGATGGCTCGGCGCTTGCGACGCTGAAGATGCATCGCGCCGCCGATATGGATGCGATGGTCGCAAATGCCGGAACCGCTTTCCTTGCGT
This sequence is a window from Sphingopyxis sp. USTB-05. Protein-coding genes within it:
- a CDS encoding TonB-dependent siderophore receptor encodes the protein MSKFVSRLLLSSALAFAITPMAHAQSAPPEDDGAETSEGGGSDIVVIGTRRKDRSITDSSVAIDVIAPEQIATTGYSDVNDALRTLVPAFNAQRLQGNDGSSFVRPVTLRGSPADHVLLLMNGKRRHRASIVQIGTGHASTSGSQGQDFNVIPPIALSSVEVLRDGASAQYGSDAIAGVINMELKKARSGGSITAQVGEYYESGGRTYDIQGHLAVPVGDNAYFNIAAQYTDQAKAYAKKATHAGAEALRALGVAGVPEHPEGNLDPRYMAFKSVWNAGIELSDELELYSFGNYMTGKSSVTFGLRQPFAAGGLNGHGTYANSAFDLSPAHPQQFNLAAIYPGGFTPEFRGHLEDFSALVGLRDQEGPLTWDLSARYGTNTVDYSITGTINASMGVKSPTSFKPGSLTQREIQFDAEVSYELSKDILIFAGASHRKETYVIGEGDVASYTTGPLQDLPAGSNGFQGFSPEFAGSFDSNSYAVFGEIDADITPWWNLSAAARYEDYDQFGDNFSYKASTRFELSDAFALRGSVSTGFRAPAAGQVFGTSLTSQLDGVGGFILDAVLVPGSPAAQVFGSKALTPETSFNMSAGVVFTGLDGFLTTLDFYQIDVDDRLLLTPSRNTTAAERAALAAINFPNGADIEQVRYFQNEMDTRVRGFDLVSTYRHSWSDNASTDFSLAVNYNEQHLRGAPPPGFSPAIVTEFERGTPRWRGNFSATTKVGDFGFMARAIHYGAWRRLDGATFLPRKAVTLFDAEVTYSGIQDVELSVGARNIFNIFPPGRGPARARAGLIYDNHSVFGVAGGFYYLNARYKF
- a CDS encoding amidohydrolase family protein — its product is MSGIGKLSALAIGVSLPGMAVAAPAGVELADALVIHAGAVVAIPGEKPLGPSTIVVRGGRIAEIESGYVERPGAKAIDLKGRTLLPGLIDTHVHFSFSPETKLWSGAIDTAEDVALFAFSNAKKTLEAGFTTVRDVGSDGYSIHALRDAVNEGIVVGPRIFLSGTSLSIVGGHGDMSGLNRKATEALYPYDYTGACTGAVECALRVREAAKYGADLIKVTSTGGIMSQQARGLGQHLSDEELTSIVTTAHSLGLKVAAHAHGEAGVAASVRAGVDSIEHGTYLDEDIAKLMATRGTWLVPTLGLLDGRKDGDATPAVQAKMAEARRVAGRNIRLAVQYKVKFAFGTDAGVSPHGQNARQFRLMVEQGPMTPAAALRSATVDAAALIGQSDNLGTIEVGKYADMIAVAGDPYRDITLLEHVPTVIKDGRVILHDRTDAP
- a CDS encoding helix-turn-helix domain-containing protein, producing the protein MPPRNGDEPEVLGAVRTAKRPRSEGFHLGERLRQLRKERGMTLEDAGRLTALAASTLSKIENDQMSPTFDVVQKLATGFGIDITELFASNSGQDAAGRRSVTMDGAGRLMETEVYRHRLIAAELKNKKILPFVTTIKARSLEDFKRWSQHSGEEFLYVLEGEICFQTEHYEPAILGVGDSIYINSSMQHAAYSTSEEDAVVLWVNTG
- a CDS encoding tetratricopeptide repeat protein, with translation MTMRFIASVSTFTLALLLTAAPASANVPDADAGNCATSLIGTPLTIPKYSAATQKMLDEDIAIAEAALRIAPGREDSHIWYGRRLDYAGRICDAVDAFSAGIKQFPDSYKLYRFRARDLTRARKFKEALADYEKALELMGDTPDSFEPDGMPNPIGLTISTYRGNIVYYHAQTSFATGDYPTMVTGMAKSLELSADFARDDMRVPTAYWTYLAYRKMGQHDKARAAIDAIEPNLKLIENFTYYQAVQIMQGRLDPAGFKDTRDSTIKFAIAMERRFAGDETGAKALLAEIVRENPQGHWPSEAELASPGRKGY
- a CDS encoding dipeptidase, whose amino-acid sequence is MDRRNFILSGAALSATMALAPAAAALAKTRPLTFDAMGEVRFEYDAALIGQMRASGLDAITITLCDPKAYEGQAYEEAIQAVLDHDAHIAKHPELFLKATKTGDIDVARAHGQLALFYLFQNSTQFGRDLDNVDLFYKLGVRSAQITYNDQNWAGAGCKELGSNGLTHFGRDLVGRMNERRMLIDLSHSNMQTMADTITASKVPVIISHTACMAVHSNIRNTTDANLRLLADKGGVAGICQMRPFLTTKRDDALPEYFRHIDHAVKVMGADHVAIGSDRDHRVVEMTDAYIAELKAEEGANFHEPDWPLFINELNGPRRMEVVWDGVRKLGYPASTVEKIMGTNVRRIYQEVIG